Within Gammaproteobacteria bacterium, the genomic segment GTGAACAATCAGCACGTGCGTTATGGAATTCGTTATCTTCATTTTATCGACAATGCGCAGTGAGTTATACTGATTTCTGGAAAGCGTACGCAGCAATATTTTCTACAACTCGTCATCGCGCGGTGGGTAAAGATAGCGTACAAACCAATCGTATTGAACGATTCAATTGTACACTCCGTCAAATAATTTCGAGATTGGTAAGAAAATCTTTATCATTTTAGGAGTTACGCAGTTGAATTTGTAACTCTATACAGGTAGGAGTTACGCAGTTGAAAAAATATGCTTAACATTTTCAATCGGTTGCAAAAAATAATCCTTTAGTGACTTTCTAGCGGAATCAAACGGTTAAAGTTCAACTGCGTAACTCCTAACAGGATTGAGTTTTTTTCTGTCATTCTGCGCGGAGGTCGCGTTAGCGACTGTGTCAT encodes:
- a CDS encoding insertion element IS1 protein InsB, with the translated sequence MAIDRDTGEIVGVYIGDRSEQSARALWNSLSSFYRQCAVSYTDFWKAYAAIFSTTRHRAVGKDSVQTNRIERFNCTLRQIISRLVRKSLSF